From one Nonomuraea polychroma genomic stretch:
- the msrB gene encoding peptide-methionine (R)-S-oxide reductase MsrB, which produces MEKVVKSEAEWRSQLSPEEFHVLREAGTERPFTGEYVDTKTEGVYSCRACGAELFRSDTKFESHCGWPSFFEPAESEAVRLIEDRSHGMTRTEVRCARCDSHLGHVFHGEGYPTPTDDRYCINSVSLRLEPKA; this is translated from the coding sequence ATGGAAAAGGTCGTCAAGAGCGAGGCCGAGTGGCGGAGCCAGCTTTCCCCTGAGGAGTTCCACGTCCTCAGGGAGGCCGGCACCGAGCGCCCGTTCACGGGGGAATATGTCGACACCAAGACCGAAGGCGTCTACTCGTGCCGGGCCTGCGGCGCGGAGCTGTTCCGGTCTGACACGAAGTTCGAGTCCCACTGCGGGTGGCCGAGCTTCTTCGAGCCTGCCGAGTCCGAGGCGGTGAGGCTGATCGAGGATCGCAGTCACGGCATGACCCGGACGGAGGTGCGGTGCGCCCGGTGCGACTCGCATCTCGGGCATGTGTTCCACGGCGAGGGATATCCGACTCCGACCGACGATCGCTACTGCATCAACTCGGTCTCGCTCCGGCTCGAACCCAAGGCGTGA
- the hemQ gene encoding hydrogen peroxide-dependent heme synthase, protein MTEAAPRLKARDLNQVIRYTMWSVFQVTEPCPVDRDGLAGEVEELLEQAAGKDVVTRGVYDVAGLRADADYMFWWHAPTPEDLQDVYARFRRTALGRHSKPVWSAMALHRPAEFNKSHIPAFLAEEEPRAYVSVYPFVRSYEWYLLEDSERRAMLAEHGRMARDYPDVRANTVACFSLNDYEWMLAFEADELHRIVDLMRTLRGAQARRHTRIEIPFYTGARKPVRDLVAALP, encoded by the coding sequence ATGACAGAGGCAGCTCCGCGGCTCAAGGCCCGCGATCTCAACCAGGTGATCCGTTACACGATGTGGTCGGTCTTCCAGGTGACCGAGCCGTGTCCCGTCGACCGCGACGGCCTGGCAGGCGAGGTCGAGGAGCTGCTGGAGCAGGCCGCCGGCAAGGACGTCGTGACCAGGGGGGTCTACGACGTGGCCGGGTTGCGGGCCGACGCCGACTACATGTTCTGGTGGCACGCGCCCACACCCGAGGACCTGCAGGACGTCTACGCCAGGTTCCGCCGCACCGCGCTCGGGCGGCACAGCAAGCCCGTGTGGTCGGCGATGGCGTTGCACCGGCCGGCCGAGTTCAACAAGTCGCACATTCCGGCGTTCCTCGCGGAGGAGGAGCCGCGGGCGTACGTGAGCGTTTATCCGTTCGTGCGCTCGTACGAGTGGTATCTGCTGGAGGACTCCGAGCGGCGGGCCATGCTGGCCGAGCACGGCAGGATGGCGCGCGACTATCCCGACGTGCGGGCCAACACCGTCGCCTGCTTCTCGCTCAACGACTACGAGTGGATGCTGGCCTTCGAGGCCGACGAGCTGCACCGGATCGTGGACCTGATGCGTACGCTGCGGGGCGCGCAGGCCCGCCGCCACACCCGCATCGAGATCCCGTTCTACACCGGCGCCCGCAAGCCGGTTCGCGACCTGGTTGCCGCCCTGCCGTAA
- the hemG gene encoding protoporphyrinogen oxidase, protein MEGNRAHVVVVGGGISGLAAAWYIRQGAGERVKVTVLEAGPRIGGKLYASEVAGVSVDAGAEAMLARRPEGAELARAVGLGDDLVFPGTTQSAIYTRGALHPMPKRQVMGVPADLTELARSGIISPGGLLRVPLDQILPPTLVRTDVSVAAYIRARMGGEVVERLVEPLLGGVYAGRSDMLSLEATMPRVAAVARSERSLLTAARHLVEETPQDAGPVFTSLKNGVGALPEAVAKASGADVRTGVTVRELHRTEEGWRLVTGPVPRPEALEADAVIVAAPGPAAARLLKAEAPKAAGELSRIEYASMAIVTLAYPLGAFPEPPATSGYLVPPVEGRPVKAVTFSSVKWPHLAQDLVILRCSIGRIGEEHLLQREDAELVSLATAEMADVMGVRGLPVDSRVSRWGGGLPQYNVGHLDRVARVRAAVAMQPGLAVCGAAYDGIGIPACVGTARTAAARVLDHLSLRAE, encoded by the coding sequence GTGGAAGGGAATCGGGCGCACGTAGTCGTCGTCGGCGGAGGGATCTCCGGTCTCGCCGCCGCGTGGTACATCCGCCAGGGCGCGGGCGAGCGGGTCAAGGTGACCGTGCTCGAGGCCGGCCCACGCATCGGGGGCAAGCTGTATGCCTCGGAGGTGGCCGGGGTGAGCGTCGACGCGGGTGCGGAGGCCATGCTGGCCAGGCGGCCCGAGGGCGCGGAGCTGGCCAGGGCGGTCGGGCTGGGCGACGACCTGGTGTTCCCCGGCACCACTCAGTCGGCCATCTACACCAGGGGCGCGCTGCACCCGATGCCGAAGCGGCAGGTCATGGGCGTGCCCGCCGACCTGACCGAGCTCGCCAGGTCGGGCATCATCTCGCCGGGCGGGCTGCTGCGCGTGCCGCTGGACCAGATCCTGCCGCCCACGCTGGTGCGCACCGACGTGTCCGTGGCCGCCTACATCCGCGCCAGGATGGGCGGCGAGGTCGTGGAACGGCTGGTGGAGCCGCTGCTCGGCGGCGTCTACGCGGGCCGTTCCGACATGTTGTCGCTGGAGGCCACGATGCCGCGGGTGGCGGCCGTGGCCCGGTCGGAGCGTTCGCTGCTGACCGCGGCCAGGCACCTCGTCGAGGAGACGCCCCAGGACGCCGGGCCCGTCTTCACGTCGTTGAAGAACGGAGTCGGCGCGCTTCCCGAGGCGGTCGCCAAGGCGTCGGGGGCTGATGTCAGGACCGGGGTCACCGTACGGGAGCTGCACAGGACCGAGGAGGGCTGGCGGCTGGTGACCGGGCCGGTGCCCAGGCCCGAGGCCCTCGAAGCCGACGCGGTGATCGTCGCCGCGCCGGGCCCCGCCGCCGCCCGGCTGCTCAAGGCCGAGGCGCCCAAGGCGGCGGGGGAGCTGTCCAGGATCGAGTACGCCAGCATGGCCATCGTCACGCTCGCGTACCCGCTGGGCGCCTTCCCTGAGCCGCCCGCCACCAGCGGCTACCTGGTGCCGCCCGTCGAGGGACGGCCGGTCAAGGCGGTCACGTTCAGCTCGGTGAAATGGCCACACCTGGCGCAGGACCTGGTGATCCTGCGGTGCTCGATCGGCAGGATCGGCGAGGAGCACCTGCTCCAGCGCGAAGACGCCGAGCTGGTGTCGCTGGCCACGGCGGAGATGGCCGACGTGATGGGCGTGCGCGGGCTGCCGGTCGACAGCCGGGTGTCGCGCTGGGGAGGCGGGCTGCCGCAGTACAACGTGGGCCACCTGGACCGGGTGGCGCGCGTGCGCGCGGCGGTCGCGATGCAGCCGGGCCTCGCCGTCTGCGGCGCCGCCTACGACGGCATCGGCATCCCGGCCTGCGTCGGCACCGCTCGCACGGCAGCCGCCCGGGTTCTGGACCACCTGTCTCTGCGAGCAGAATAG
- a CDS encoding DUF4349 domain-containing protein — MQSSGEAPMSQAESAPAAAPQDQYSEKAAQPQQTSRDGIVSNVKVTAQERQVIYTGSMTVRVKKVAAAVEQAKQIVTAAGGYLSKEESSSASDSRDSATLEFKIPPTGYASVLARLGKELGMQLSMKQATQDVTLKVADVNSRLKSAEQSLESLRSLLKRADTIGQVLEVEREISAREADLESLQAQQKELAAQVSMATLTLRLAGPVAVVEEPEEEPAGFLGGLKAGWNALVSFTKAVLTVLGALLPWTIVALPLVALLSYLIRRNRARRPTAPTPPPGPRPGSPDPEAA; from the coding sequence ATGCAATCGAGCGGCGAAGCCCCGATGAGCCAGGCCGAGTCCGCGCCCGCGGCCGCGCCCCAGGACCAGTACTCCGAGAAGGCGGCCCAGCCCCAGCAGACCAGCCGGGACGGCATCGTCTCGAACGTCAAGGTGACCGCGCAGGAGCGGCAGGTCATCTACACCGGCAGCATGACCGTGCGGGTCAAGAAGGTCGCCGCCGCCGTCGAGCAGGCCAAGCAGATCGTCACCGCGGCCGGCGGGTACCTGTCCAAGGAGGAGAGCAGCTCGGCCAGCGACTCCAGGGACTCGGCGACGCTGGAGTTCAAGATCCCGCCGACCGGGTACGCGTCGGTGCTGGCGCGGCTCGGCAAGGAGCTGGGCATGCAGCTCTCCATGAAGCAGGCCACTCAGGACGTCACCCTGAAGGTGGCCGACGTCAACAGCCGGCTGAAGTCGGCCGAGCAGTCCCTTGAATCGCTGCGTTCGCTGCTGAAGCGGGCCGACACGATCGGGCAGGTGCTGGAGGTCGAGCGGGAGATCTCCGCTCGCGAGGCGGACCTCGAGTCGCTGCAGGCGCAGCAGAAGGAGCTGGCCGCTCAGGTGTCCATGGCCACGCTGACGCTCCGGTTGGCCGGGCCGGTCGCGGTCGTGGAGGAGCCGGAGGAGGAGCCCGCCGGGTTCCTCGGAGGGCTCAAGGCGGGATGGAACGCGCTGGTGTCCTTCACGAAGGCGGTGCTCACCGTGCTGGGGGCGCTGCTGCCGTGGACCATCGTCGCGCTGCCGCTGGTGGCGCTGCTGTCCTACCTGATCCGGCGCAACCGCGCCCGGCGCCCCACGGCCCCGACACCTCCGCCCGGCCCGCGTCCTGGCAGCCCGGACCCGGAGGCCGCCTGA
- the hemE gene encoding uroporphyrinogen decarboxylase produces the protein MRACRRRPVPHTPVWYMRQAGRSLPEYLKVREGVPMLTACATPDMIVEITMQPVRRYGVDAAIYFSDIVVPLKAIGVDLDIKPGVGPVVADPIRDAKGLEALRPLEPGDVPFVTESIQALTGELGGTPLIGFAGAPFTLGSYLIEGGPSKNHDRTKAMMYGAPELWHALMERLSGIVLEHLRIQIAAGASAVQLFDSWVGAVAVDDYREFILPHTRRIFEGIAGVPRIHFGVGTGELLGVLGEAGADVVGVDWRVPLDEAARRVGPGKALQGNLDPAILLAPWEVVERKAREVLRRGRAAEGHVFNLGHGVLPSTDPDQLKRLTDLVHAFTPES, from the coding sequence CTGCGTGCCTGCCGCCGCCGGCCCGTTCCGCACACCCCGGTCTGGTACATGCGCCAGGCCGGCCGGTCGCTGCCGGAATACCTCAAGGTGCGCGAGGGCGTGCCGATGCTCACCGCCTGCGCGACGCCGGACATGATCGTCGAGATCACCATGCAGCCCGTCCGCCGATACGGGGTGGACGCGGCCATCTACTTCAGCGACATCGTGGTGCCGCTCAAGGCCATCGGCGTGGACCTCGACATCAAGCCGGGCGTCGGACCTGTCGTGGCCGACCCCATCCGCGACGCCAAGGGTCTCGAGGCGCTGCGCCCGCTGGAGCCCGGTGACGTGCCGTTCGTCACCGAGTCCATCCAGGCGTTGACCGGCGAGCTGGGCGGCACGCCGCTGATCGGATTCGCGGGCGCGCCGTTCACGCTCGGCTCCTACCTGATCGAGGGCGGCCCCTCCAAGAACCACGACCGGACCAAGGCCATGATGTACGGCGCTCCGGAGTTGTGGCACGCGCTGATGGAGCGGCTGTCCGGCATCGTGCTGGAGCACCTGCGCATCCAGATCGCGGCGGGCGCCTCGGCCGTGCAGCTCTTCGACTCCTGGGTGGGGGCCGTGGCGGTGGACGACTACCGGGAGTTCATCCTGCCGCACACCCGGCGCATCTTCGAGGGCATCGCCGGTGTGCCACGCATCCACTTCGGCGTCGGCACCGGCGAGCTGCTCGGCGTGCTCGGGGAGGCGGGCGCCGACGTGGTGGGGGTCGACTGGCGGGTGCCGCTGGACGAGGCGGCCCGCCGGGTCGGGCCGGGCAAGGCGCTGCAGGGCAACCTGGACCCGGCGATCCTGCTGGCGCCGTGGGAGGTGGTCGAGCGCAAGGCCCGCGAGGTGCTGCGGCGAGGGCGCGCGGCCGAAGGACACGTGTTCAACCTCGGGCACGGCGTGCTGCCCTCGACCGACCCGGACCAGCTCAAGCGCCTCACCGACCTGGTCCACGCCTTCACGCCCGAGTCCTGA